The genomic stretch TTACATTCCCAGACATCCTTTTTGACAAAAAAGTTCTTTCATCGCTTCTTTCTTAAACAAGGCATTAATTTATAATTGACATATATTTAAACCAACATTAAAATAGATGGAATAGATGTTGCATTAGAGGTGCTTTAAAATCTTAACTGACTAAAAGTCATATTTTTAAAGGTATCAAATAATGGAAAATAAAAGTATCGAAAACGAGGATATTGAAGAAATTAAATCTGAACCTGTAGAAACGGAACCGGAAACGATTGATAAGGATGACCGGGTTAACTTTGAAATACCGCAAGTCTTACCAATTCTGCCTTTGAGAAATACGGTCGTTTTTCCTCAGCAAATTATTCCTATCTCGGTTGGACGCGAAAAATCTATTAAATTGATTGAAGAAGCCCTTTCCGAGAACAAATTGATAACATTGGTAGCGCAAAGAGATGGCAAAGTTGAAGATCCGCGCCCTGAGGACCTGTTTCGTTGGGGCACAGTGACTTCCGTGATGAAAGTGTTTAAGATGCCGGACGGAACGCAAAGTGTAATGGTGCAGGGCTTAAGTCGTGCCCAAGTATTAGATTACACGCAAGTTGATCCCTTTTTCAAAGCGCTGGTTCAGCCACAACCGGAAAAGAAGGTCGCGGGTGTCAGTATCGAAGCCCTTATTGGAAACATTCGATCTCTTTTTGAAAAAATTGTTGGGCGGGCTTCTTATTTAACACCTGAACATGTGATATTGATTGCAAATACCGAGGACCCTGGACGCCTGGCTGACGTGATTATTTGGAATCTCACCATTTCGACTGCGGAGAAACAATCGGTATTGGAATTGATTGATATCAAAGACAGACTTGAGAAATTAAACTATATCTTAACTAAAGAACTACAAATCCTCGAATTGGGCAGTAAGATTCAAACTGAGGTTCAAGGTGAAATCAATAAAACTCAACGTGAATATTATTTGCGCGAACAGCTAAAAGCGATCCAAAAGGAACTCGGGGAAGAGGATGAGCGCACAGTGGAAATCAATGAGCTGCGCAAGAAAATTAAAGACGCGAAAATGCCAAAGGAGACTACAGAGGTTGCGGAAAAAGAGCTGGACAGGCTTTCGAAAATGCCGCCTGCAGCCGCAGAGTATACGGTGTCACGCACTTATCTCGATTGGTTGATTGAGCTTCCCTGGGAAAAAGGCACTAAGGATAATTTGGATGTCAAGAAAGCGCAAAAAATTTTAGATGAAGATCACTATGATTTGGAAAAAGTGAAGAAAAGAATACTTGAGTACCTGGCCGTGAGGAAATTGAAAAAAGACATGAAGGGTCCGATTTTATGTTTTGTCGGCCCGCCTGGAGTTGGTAAAACTTCGCTGGGTAAATCGATTGCCAGAGCTCTCGGTAGAAAATTTATGAGGATCTCACTTGGTGGCGTCCACGACGAAGCAGAAATAAGAGGGCATCGCCGGACTTATATTGGTGCGCTCCCGGGCAGAATCATTCAAGGACTAAAAAAAGTGGGATCGAAGAACCCGGTTTTCATGTTAGATGAAATTGACAAAATTGGAATGGATTTTCGCGGCGATCCTTCATCGGCCTTGCTTGAAGTTTTAGATCCCGAGCAAAATAATTCATTTTCAGATCATTATCTCGAAGTGCCGTTTGATTTGTCGCAAGTCATGTTTATCACAACAGCAAATTTAGCCGACCCTATTTTACCGGCTCTCAAAGATAGGATGGAGATGTTGGAGCTTCCAGGATACACCGAGGAAGAAAAACTTAAAATTGCTCATAAGTATCTGATTCCGAAACAACTTAAGGCGCATGGGTTAACAAAATCTCATATAGAATTTAAAGAAGAAGCAACTGCGGAAATTATCAAATCATATACTCGAGAGGCCGGGGTTAGAAATTTAGAACGTGAAATAGCAGCGATTTGTCGCGGAGTTGCGAAAGAAGTCGTGGAAGGAAATACCGAGTCGAAGGCGATAAAGAAAGATTCGGTTTCTTCATACTTAGGTTCAATAAAATTTTTCAGTGAAGTTGCGGAAAGAACTTCAAGGGCGGGCGTAGCGACCGGATTAGCGTGGACACCCTTCGGTGGAGATATTCTTTTTGTGGAAGCGACTAAAATGAAGGGCAAGGGCGACCTCATTTTGACCGGTTCTTTAGGCGACATCATGAAGGAGTCTGCCAGAGCAGCGTTAAGTTATATCCGCTCCAAAGCCAGCGAATTGAAAATTGCGGACGACATATTTAGTAAATATGACATTCATATTCATGTCCCCGCAGGAGCGATTCCGAAAGATGGACCTTCTGCTGGTGTGACCTTGCTCACTTGTCTCGTTTCTCTTCTTACAAACAAACTGGTCAGCAACGATCTTGCCATGACGGGAGAAATCACCTTGAGAGGGTCGGTTCTTCCGGTTGGTGGAATTAAAGAGAAGATCTTGGCCGCTCATCGTGCCGGGATAAAGCGAGTACTCCTGCCGGAAAAAAACCGAAAAGATTTTGATGATATCCCGGAAGCGGTACGAAAACAAATCGAACTTTGTTTTGTGAGCGAAATCGATCAAGTTCTGAAACTTGGAATATCCGGCAATGGGAATTAATGTCTCAAGACGGTTATATTGAATCAAGAAAATACATTTTTAAAATATTTGAATTTTCTGATTTGGGAATCGAACGGTATCTTACTCTATAATTAATAGTAGTTTGCAAGTAATAGCTTTTTTTTCAGATATTGGCACAGTGTTTGAATAATAGCGATGAAATTGATTACAGCTAAGCACACACTGAAAAAGCCTTGAAAGAACTGCTATATTTTTCATCAACAGATTTGATGGTCGAGGTTTTGTATAAAAAAGAGTCTAATTCCCTCACTTATTCTTCGCATCGAGAATTGTCTTTTGGCGAACGTGTCATTGTAGAGCAGTATCTTCTTACAAACATCGCAGTCAAAACCGAATACTATAAAAAGCACCCCGCACTGTTTAATTATGTAGGAATAAATAATAAGCTCACCAAAGACTTAAACCAGTTTCATTTAAAAAACACAATTAAAACATTAAAAGAAAAAGATACCGAAGTCGCTGATTCGGTAAAAAAGTTGATTAACAAATCACTGGCTAATTATTATTTTGAGCGCATTGGCAACACTATTTTGGAAATAAGAGAAGCGGTTAAGGAACCTTTCTATAACAAAAGTATGGCCATTTACGAAAGCAAATTAAAACAATTAGTCGATGCCTATAATGTTCATTCCGTGGATAAAGTAACTTATCAAAATGTAGTTCCGGAGGAACTAAACACTATCTTCAAAATTAGAAATTCTTAAGGAGTCTTAAAATGAAGTCAAAATTAACAGTCCTGGGATTAGCTGCCAGTTTGGTGGTTTGTACAAGCGTTGGATTTGGTCAGTCCGGCAAATTTGGTGTTGGTATACAAGGTGGAGTCCAAAAACTTTATGGAGATTCAAAGAATGTGAGCCTCGGGCCCGGTCTAGACGGTTTTCTTTCTTACCGCGTTTTAAAATTTGCCGATCTTGCATTAGGTTTCGGCTATAGCAAACTAAAATTTGATGGGGTTACGAACGACCTTTTGACTGCTGACTTAAAAACAAATTTGGAACTAATTTCTAAAGGTATTTTTAGACCTATGGTAAGCCTGGGAGCCGGAGTTGTAAGTTACGAGGGCGCCTCAGGGAGAAAGCTAACCCCGTCATTTTTTGGGGGAGGTAGTTTTAGTTTTAGGTTAAGCCCCAAACTGGCATGGCACACTGGAGCGGATTATCGTTTCACAACGACCGACCAGATTGATGGAGCCCCTCCAGGCAGTAAGAGCAAAGACGGGTATTTGAACGTGCGAACAGGAATTACATTTTATCCAGGAGGTGAGGAAGAGGGTCGTCCTCAAATTCTTGCTTATCAGAGAGCGCCTCTTTTCGAAGTCGAAGAGGACCCCGATACGTATCGACCTTTTCTGGATGAGCCGGTTTATGACAACGTGGATGGTGGAATGCCTGGGCAACAAGAAGCCAAAGATATGGAAGAGTACGTCAAGTTTAAATCCAGAATCGATGCACTGTCTCAAGATATGGATTCTAAGGAAAAAAAGATTATTCAAATGCAAAATGCTCTGAATGAGCGCAAAAGAACCCTTGCTTCCATGGAAAATAGAGCGGAAAAACAACCCGGAAGATCACTTCCTAAGAATTCATCCATGTCAGGATTCTCCGAAATCTACGAGGAAGCATTGATAAATTATTATAATAAAAACTATAAAGAGGCTATTTCTCTTCTCCGCCTTCTCCTGCAGCAATATTCCAGTCACTCTCTTGCCAGCAATTGTCAGTATTGGATTGCCCAAAGTATGTTTTCGATGAATCAATATGGTGACTCAATTGATGAGTTCTATAAGGTTTTGAGTTATCAGCGGTCCCTGAAAAAAGACGATTCCATTTTTCTATTAGGGCAAGCTTACTTAAAAATAGGCGAGGGAGAACGGGCTAAAGAGTCGTTTACCCGCTTGATAAGGGAATATCCCCATAGCGAATTTGTTCAGGGGGCACAAAGTTATTTGCGAAACTTGTAAGGAAGTGACTTGAAATTGTCCCACATTGCCTGACTAGCATCAAAAACTTTTAATCCACCTTTTCATTGGCAATCTTCGTGAAATAAACGTTGATTTTGTAAATTATTTTTCTAAAATTGTGTAGAACGTAATACCTATACAATTTGGGGTGGCTAATGAACAACCTTAGGGTACTCATCGCTGGTACGAGCAGCTCTTACCTCGAGATTTCCAAAAAAATATTAAAATTCCACTACCATGACTGTGAAGTGGATTTTGCCCTCTCTGGGAGTCAATGCATTGAAAAAGCTTTGAAGTCAAGTTATGATATCGTGCTATTTGATTACCAAATGGGCGATAGAACCGGTCTTGAGGTTATCGATTCCTTAAAAACTTCGAATAACAGAATGCTTTTAATTCCATTGATTGATGAAGGAGATGAGGGCAAAGCAATCCAATCCATGGAAAAGGGTGCTACTGATTATATTATCAAGGCAAGAGGTTATTTAACAGCCCTTCCTTTCACGATGAGAAATATTCTTGACCGGAAAAGTGTGTTTAAACGGGAATTGCCAACACTAAAATTGGTTGACGAGCCTGATGTTCATGAGGGTCATTTTATATTAGATAGAAAAGGCCGCATCCTCTCTGCAAATCAAAACATGGCTAAGATAACCAATTATTCAAATGAAGAATTATTGGAATTAACTTTCACTGATTTGTTACCAAAGGACCAAGAAAGATTATTTAACAATCAGTTGGATTTAATTACGCATAACGGCAAGTCAATTGAATCTTTCAAAACAGAAATCCTCGGGAAAATGGGAAACAAGATGTTATTGAATATTATTCTGACTGCCGTGAGAGATGACCAAAAAAGAGTTGTAAGTTACCGGGGAAAAGTTGAACGTCTCACTGCTGATGTAAAAACATACAGAACAACTGAAGCAGAGATCGATCAGTTGAAAATGATCGATCAAATATCTCAAGCAATTATATCTTCTTATGATGAGCCTCTGAATGTTTTGCTGGAAAAGTTTTCAGAGATTGCCTGCCAGATTTTTGGTTTTCAGAGATCGACAATTGCCTTGCTGGACAAAAGAAAAAAAGCGTATATCAAGCAGTCAATGACTGGTTTTCCAGTGTTAACCAGTCGTAACAACACCGATGTGGAGGTTCCAAAAGAAATCGTCGATAAAATATTTTCAAATAAATTTCTAGTGAAGTTAATTTATTACAATCAGTCTCACAGGCATTTCACGAGCCAGCTAAACGCGAGATCAATAGAACGCCGGACACAAAAACGCCGCCCCGAGAATAAATGGCACCAACGTGACCTGATTTTAGTAAATCTTCTGGTAAGGAACGGCGATTCATTCGGTTATATTT from candidate division KSB1 bacterium encodes the following:
- a CDS encoding tetratricopeptide repeat protein produces the protein MKSKLTVLGLAASLVVCTSVGFGQSGKFGVGIQGGVQKLYGDSKNVSLGPGLDGFLSYRVLKFADLALGFGYSKLKFDGVTNDLLTADLKTNLELISKGIFRPMVSLGAGVVSYEGASGRKLTPSFFGGGSFSFRLSPKLAWHTGADYRFTTTDQIDGAPPGSKSKDGYLNVRTGITFYPGGEEEGRPQILAYQRAPLFEVEEDPDTYRPFLDEPVYDNVDGGMPGQQEAKDMEEYVKFKSRIDALSQDMDSKEKKIIQMQNALNERKRTLASMENRAEKQPGRSLPKNSSMSGFSEIYEEALINYYNKNYKEAISLLRLLLQQYSSHSLASNCQYWIAQSMFSMNQYGDSIDEFYKVLSYQRSLKKDDSIFLLGQAYLKIGEGERAKESFTRLIREYPHSEFVQGAQSYLRNL
- the lon gene encoding endopeptidase La; the encoded protein is MENKSIENEDIEEIKSEPVETEPETIDKDDRVNFEIPQVLPILPLRNTVVFPQQIIPISVGREKSIKLIEEALSENKLITLVAQRDGKVEDPRPEDLFRWGTVTSVMKVFKMPDGTQSVMVQGLSRAQVLDYTQVDPFFKALVQPQPEKKVAGVSIEALIGNIRSLFEKIVGRASYLTPEHVILIANTEDPGRLADVIIWNLTISTAEKQSVLELIDIKDRLEKLNYILTKELQILELGSKIQTEVQGEINKTQREYYLREQLKAIQKELGEEDERTVEINELRKKIKDAKMPKETTEVAEKELDRLSKMPPAAAEYTVSRTYLDWLIELPWEKGTKDNLDVKKAQKILDEDHYDLEKVKKRILEYLAVRKLKKDMKGPILCFVGPPGVGKTSLGKSIARALGRKFMRISLGGVHDEAEIRGHRRTYIGALPGRIIQGLKKVGSKNPVFMLDEIDKIGMDFRGDPSSALLEVLDPEQNNSFSDHYLEVPFDLSQVMFITTANLADPILPALKDRMEMLELPGYTEEEKLKIAHKYLIPKQLKAHGLTKSHIEFKEEATAEIIKSYTREAGVRNLEREIAAICRGVAKEVVEGNTESKAIKKDSVSSYLGSIKFFSEVAERTSRAGVATGLAWTPFGGDILFVEATKMKGKGDLILTGSLGDIMKESARAALSYIRSKASELKIADDIFSKYDIHIHVPAGAIPKDGPSAGVTLLTCLVSLLTNKLVSNDLAMTGEITLRGSVLPVGGIKEKILAAHRAGIKRVLLPEKNRKDFDDIPEAVRKQIELCFVSEIDQVLKLGISGNGN
- a CDS encoding response regulator; protein product: MNNLRVLIAGTSSSYLEISKKILKFHYHDCEVDFALSGSQCIEKALKSSYDIVLFDYQMGDRTGLEVIDSLKTSNNRMLLIPLIDEGDEGKAIQSMEKGATDYIIKARGYLTALPFTMRNILDRKSVFKRELPTLKLVDEPDVHEGHFILDRKGRILSANQNMAKITNYSNEELLELTFTDLLPKDQERLFNNQLDLITHNGKSIESFKTEILGKMGNKMLLNIILTAVRDDQKRVVSYRGKVERLTADVKTYRTTEAEIDQLKMIDQISQAIISSYDEPLNVLLEKFSEIACQIFGFQRSTIALLDKRKKAYIKQSMTGFPVLTSRNNTDVEVPKEIVDKIFSNKFLVKLIYYNQSHRHFTSQLNARSIERRTQKRRPENKWHQRDLILVNLLVRNGDSFGYISLDSPTSKSQPARNAFHNLELFGRLISMAIENYYQFSELEKRSRRLKQILVTSNIFKLYLSLNDLLKEVVWSIKFSLDFNLVALGLVSKRSGNLEIKAVACDDKNKRNQLHGLAFPLDPLAELFRAEYNNGKSFLVEKEEEILYSLKKIYYGDKFNTSQNGGWPTCGILLVPVKSRDSKIIGLLMVDDPVNKKLPTKDVIKTLEILANQIAVAIDNRVLYVQMKEKNRRTDKNGQQKKEKSADETSGIKGFVDRIFK